From a region of the Methanolobus tindarius DSM 2278 genome:
- the hdrB gene encoding CoB--CoM heterodisulfide reductase subunit B, translating to MKGLSLFLGCLVPNRYPGIELATKLCLATLDIDCSDLPGASCCPAPGVFRSFDKSSWLTLASRNIVLSEEMERDILTICNGCFSTLADANHIIQKDELAKDEVNSHLQKIGREVKGNIDVRHIIEYLYQEFGTEKISSFVQRPLDIRIAVHYGCHLIKPTKERGLGGSERPAFFDELITALGATSVEYPDKMACCGAGGGVRSAMKERSLKMTEAKLAKIQEAGVDCIVNSCPFCHMQLDSGQDEIKELTGTEFEIPVLHYTQLLGIALGLPPELLGIDTGIEKNRKLMELLDSRIES from the coding sequence ATGAAAGGATTGTCACTTTTCCTCGGATGCCTTGTGCCCAACAGGTATCCCGGCATTGAACTTGCCACCAAATTATGTCTTGCCACATTAGACATTGACTGCAGCGATCTTCCAGGTGCATCCTGTTGTCCTGCCCCGGGAGTGTTCCGTTCTTTCGATAAAAGTTCCTGGCTCACACTTGCAAGTCGCAATATAGTCCTTTCAGAAGAAATGGAAAGAGATATCCTCACAATATGCAACGGGTGTTTTAGCACACTTGCTGATGCAAACCACATTATCCAGAAAGATGAACTGGCAAAAGATGAGGTGAATTCTCATCTGCAAAAGATAGGCAGGGAAGTTAAAGGCAATATTGATGTCAGACATATAATAGAGTATCTTTATCAGGAGTTTGGGACAGAAAAGATCAGTTCATTTGTGCAAAGGCCGCTGGACATCAGAATTGCAGTCCATTATGGTTGTCACTTGATTAAGCCTACAAAAGAAAGAGGGCTTGGAGGTTCTGAAAGGCCTGCATTCTTTGATGAACTTATAACTGCACTTGGTGCAACAAGTGTGGAATACCCGGACAAGATGGCATGCTGTGGAGCTGGCGGAGGTGTTCGTTCTGCTATGAAAGAAAGATCTCTGAAAATGACAGAGGCAAAACTTGCAAAAATACAGGAAGCAGGTGTGGACTGTATAGTAAACTCATGCCCTTTCTGCCACATGCAGCTTGACAGCGGCCAGGATGAAATCAAGGAGCTAACAGGAACTGAATTTGAAATACCAGTACTCCACTACACACAACTTCTTGGAATTGCACTTGGATTGCCCCCCGAACTGCTTGGAATTGACACGGGCATTGAAAAGAACAGGAAACTCATGGAACTTCTGGACTCCCGGATAGAATCATAG